The Hydrogenobacter sp. T-2 region GAAAAATTTGATGAGTGTATGTCAAACAAACTCTTAACTGGTAGGTATTTAAAAGGATATATGAAATATACATCTGGAGGTGTGCTTGCGGAATACATAAAAAAGGAGATTTTATCCGCACAACATACTCAAGAGGAGGTAAAACAAAATATAAAAATTCTTGAAGAGCAAATCGCAAAATTAAAGAGCATTATTTACAACATAAATAGACTCACCTCGCTAAAGGAATTTATAGAAAAGATTATCAATGATATTGCATTAACGAGAGAGAATATAAACCTTTTGAGCAAAGAGCTGTTCTTATCCACAGACAAGGCTGACAATTTTAACAAAGATAATCTTCTTACCTTTTCTAAGTTATTTCTTAGGCTCAATAGATACTATGCATATTTGCCAGTAATATCTTTCTTTATAAAAAGGTCTTTCTTCTCCTATGCATCAGAAAAGGGAATAAAAGTATTAGGCCAAAGTGATGCTAAATATCTTTCCTGTAGGGATATTTATACAAGAAATATGAAAATTTACGAACAGCTTAATGAATTTTTAGAGTTTAAAGATAAACTTGAAGGACAAGAACAAGAAAAGGCAAAAATAACTTCTGAAATGGAAATACTAAATGCGGAGATAAATAAGTTATGTGTAGAGCTTGGGTTATCAGAGGATGAGTGTTTGAAAGAGGCGAAGAAACTTTTGTTAATAAGAACAAAGGAGTTAAATTATTGGAAATTGCAAGCTGACAAAGAATTTAAGGAGAAATTAATGAACGCTATAACAGAGATAGAAAAAGAAAGGCTATGGTCATACACAGACCAGATTCTTAAGATAAGTCCTATTATAGCTGTTACTGCTCTATCCTCTCCAAAGATTGCACCGCCAAAGGTGGATTTGTTTGATACCGCAATTGTGGATGAAGGTGGTCAGACGCTTTTTGTTTACACCCTTCCTGTTTATCTGCGCGCAAAAAAGTTCGTAATAGTGGGAGACAAACACCAGCTTGGTCCTGTTATATCTTATGGTGGCAATAAAATTGACAAAATTTGTAGTGGTTTACCTACTCATCTGCATTTTACCAAATCCGCTACAGATACAGTAGAATACATAGACGATACAAAAGACGAAGAGAGAAGACTTAGAGAGCATTTTAGGTGTCATAGGGACATTATAGAATTTTGTGATGTATTGTGTGAATATAATTTGGATATTAAAACAAGAACTGAGACTTATGGGTTTATTGAAAGCCTACCAGAGGAACTAAAGCACTTTTTTGAAAAGGCTGTTACATTTGTAAATGTTGAAGGAAATGAAGAAAAAGATACTTTTGGAAGCAAGAAAAATAGGAAAGAAGCAGAATTTATCGTTAGCTTATTAAGAAAACTTAAAGATTACATACCAGCATCTGACTTAGGTATCATAACTCCTTACAGAGCTCAAAGTGAATATATAAGAACTATGCTAAGGGATTTTAATAATAAACCTCAAATTGGAACAGTTCATGTTCTTCAAGGAGATGAACGAGATATAGTTATCATTAGTGCCGTTTGCACTAGCGGAAAAACTCTTGAAACAAGCAGACTTCTAAACAACAAAAACCTCATTAACGTAGCGGTATCAAGAGCAAGAAAACATCTTATACTTGTTGGTAAGAGGAGTGCTTTTGAAGAAATAAGAAGGGAAGACTCTCCAATAGCTATGCTATATAGATATGTGTTGGATAGAGGTAAGTTAATAGATTGATATGGCTTTTTATCTAACATGCTATCTACCTAAACCTTACTCCACCCTCAACGCCCACTTTCTAAAAGCCTTCCCTTTACGAACTCCAAAACTTTCTTCTTTATGCCTTCTGCATCTATGCCCACCAAGTTTCTAAGCAGGTTTTGGTTTCCATGCTCTATGAACCTGTCGGGAATGCCTAAGGTGAGAACCCTCTTGGTGTAGCCCCTCTTTGCCAACCACTCAAGCACTCCAGAGCCAAAGCCTCCCATAAGCACGTTGTCCTCCACCGTTATAAAGAAGTCATAGGTGTTTGCCAACCTTTCCAAAAGCTCCTCATCCATAGGCTTTACAAACCTTGCGTTTACCACCGCAAAGTCAATACCCTCTCTTAGAAGCTCCTCCGAAGCCTTGAGAGCTTGATAAACCGTATAGCCCACTCCCAATATCACACCATCCTTACCCTCTTTTAGAAGCTCCCAACTTCCCACCTTTATGAGATGAAAACCCTCCGTAGGCACGCCGTAGGCTGGACCTCTTGGATACCTTATGGCAAAGGGTCCATTGTGGTGCAGGGCGGTATATAGTAGGTCTCTTAGCTCTTGCTCATCCTTTGGTGCGGACACCACCATATTAGGAATGCACCTAAGGTATGAAAGGTCAAAAACTCCGTGATGTGTTGGTCCATCATCACCCACAAGACCGCCCCTGTCTATGGCAAAAACCACATGCAAGTTTTGAAGTGCTATGTCGTGTATAACTTGGTCGTATGCCCTTTGGAGAAAGGTAGAATAGTAGCAAGCTACAGGTTTGAGACCTCCTGCCGCAAGACCACCCGCAAAGGTGCAGGCATGCTGTTCCGCAATACCCACATCAAAAAACCTTTCGGGAAACCTTTGGCTAAACTCCACAAGACCAGAGCCTTCCTTCATGGCAGGTGTTATCACCACTATGTTCGGGTCTTGTTCCGCCAGCTCCACTATGGCTTTTCCAAAGACGGAAGTCCAGTTGGGTGGTGAAGGCTTTTTGATAAACTCGCCAGACTCTCTTTTGTAGGGTGCAACACCGTGCCAAGTAACTGGGTCGTTTTCTGCTGGCTTGTAGCCTTTGCCTTTTTTGGTATACACGTGCAAGAGGACGGGTCCTTCTATATGCTTTATGTTCTCAAGGGTTCTCTCTAGGGCAGGTAGGTCATGTCCGTTTACTGGACCTATATAGTTAAAGCCAAGCTCCTCAAAGAGGACTCCAGGAGATAAAAGACCCTTTAGAAACTCCTCTGTAAGCTTCATCACTCTAAGTGCAGGACTTCCCAAATGCTCAAGAAGATGCTTTACCTTCTGTCTTGTCTCCTGCACGAAGTGTCCGCTTAGTATTTTGCTAAGGTATGTGGATATGGCACCTACGTTAGGAGAGATGGACATTTCGTTGTCGTTGAGGATAACTATAAACCTGTTGGGTCTTAGATGTCCTGCGTTGTTTAGTGCTTCAAAAGCCATGCCTGCGGTCATTGCACCATCACCGATCACCGCCACCACATAACGGTCTTGCTCACCCAAGAGGTCAAAGGCTTTCCTAAAGCCAAGCGCAGCGGATATGGAAGTGGAGCTATGCCCTGCACCAAAGGCGTCAAAGGGACTTTCTTCCCTTCTTAGAAAACCCGATATGCCTCCGTATTGCCTAAGGGTTGGGAAAAGCTCCTTTCTGTCTGTGAGTATCTTCCAGGGATATGCCTGATGCCCTATGTCCCAGATTATAACATCCTTGGGTGGTTCAAAGACCCTTAAAAGTGCTATGGTTAACTCTACAGCACCAAGCCCCGGTGCCACATGACCTCCATTTTTTGCGGTAACCTCTATAAGATAGTCTCTTACCTCTTCCGCAAGCCTTTCAAGCTCTTTATAGTCATACCTCTTTAGGTCTATAGGACCGCCGTATTCCCTTAAAAGTTCATACCTTTCTAACATGACTATAAAGCTATGCTTATTTTCTTACCTTTCAATATGCCTTATGAGAAAAATACCAACCTAAGCATCCATCCTGTAAAGAACTGGAAAAGGGTAAGTAATAACCCCAACAGAGGAAGCAAAGCTAACTTCTTGCCAGCGGTTTCTCCCTTAAACCAAAAGACCACAAAGGTTAGCACAGAAAGGACAAGCAGAAATACCCCGTTCCACTTGTGAGGAAATCCCCATATAAAAGGCGTTTTTGCCTGCACCCAATCAATAGAAGAAACACGAAAGCCAAATACCACCGACAGTAGGGCAAAGACTATAAGGGCTACGTTCAAGTAGAGTGCATACTTTATCATACCTCTTAACTTTAGCAAACTAACTATGTAGAGGGCAAACACACCAAGGGCTAATAATACCGTGGGATACGCAAAGAGAGGATGCAAAACCATCAAACTACCTCCAGCTTTTTGTCCAATTCTATTATACTCCTGTAAAGGTCATTAAGTATGTCCGCATAGTCCTCTTTACCCTCCTCCACCTTGTCCATAAGCTCTTCAAGCCTTCTGGTAAACTCTTCCTTAAGAAACTCGTGCACCTCCTCCCTGCTCTGCAGGTAGCTGTATACCTCCTTTCCGAGTTTTGTAGGAATGAGAAAGCCCTTGTTTTCTATCACATAGCCCCTCTCTATGAGTTTTTCCACTATGCTTGCGTAAGTGGAAGGTCTGCCTATGCCCCTTCTTTTCATCTCCTGCACCAGCTCTCCATGAGTGTATAGATAAGCCTTTGGCTGTGAAAGGAGCCTTTTCCTTTCAGAGACATCCACAGAGCCTAATATGGGTTTGTAAACCTCTAAGGGTATTAACCTGTTCCAGCCATCTTCAAGCACTTCAACAGGCACTTCAATTTCCTTTTCCCTTCCATCTGCAAGGATGTGGAGCTTATAAACTCTTAACTTTACTGGTTTCATCTGGCTTGCCATAAACTGCCTAAAGATAAGCTCATAAAGCAGTATGTGTTCTTTGGATAGACCTTCCGCTTGACCGCTTAGAAATAGAGCTCTTAACTCCTCTGGGTCTATGCCCTTTGTGGGTCTTATACATTCATGAGCCCCACCCTCTCCCCATACCCTTGCATGGAAGTATTCCTCTCCAAATTCTTCACTTATATACTCCTTAGCCAAGCCTATACCGTAGTCAGACACCCTTGTGGAGTCCGTCCTGTGGTAGGTTATGTATCCCAGCTCAAAAAGGGTTTGAGCAAGGCTCATAGTCTTTGGCAGAGACCACCTGTAGACATCGCTGGCAGACTTGAGCATGGTGTCTGTGCTAAAAGGTGGTGGTGGATTTTTGAGTTCTTGTCTTTCTTCTATTAACTCAACCCTTATCTGCGAAAGCATGGAATAAAAGGTATGTGCCTCTTCCTTGCTTTCAAAACTCCAATCCACTCTTAGCCTTCCTCCATCGTCCAATGGAACCACGATCTTGTAAACCTTCTGCCTATATTCCCTCTCTCTCTGTATTATCCAGCCAAGGACTGGAGTTTGAACCCTTCCAGCTGAAAGCCATTGCTTTCCAAAGGCTTTTTGCAGGAGCTTAGAAAACTCAAAGCCTACCCATCTGTCCGCCACCCTTCTAAGTATTTGTGCCTTTACGAGGTTAAGGTCAAAATCCCTACTTTCCCTTATGGCTTTCCTAATAGCCTTTTTCGTAACTTCGTGAAACTCCATCCTCCTTATGTTAGAATTATACGCCCTTAGCAATAATGCGATATCCCATCCTATCTTCTCACCCTCTGTGTCTGGGTCTGTGGCTATTAGAACCTCTTGAGCCTCCATTGCCATACGCCTTAGGCTTTCAATTATCCTCTCTTTACCTTCAATAGCTTCATACACAGGCACAGGCTTCCCATCCATATAAACGCCATGAAAACCTTCTTCCTTGTTTAGGTCAAGCACATGCCCAAGGCTTGCGGTTATCATTATGTATCTATCCTCTGCAGAGGTCTCCATAAGCTCGTGGTCTCCCACACGCCTTTTTACTGCTTTACCAAAGAAGTTAGCAATAGTCTTTGCCTTATTGGGAGACTCCACCACTATAAGCACAGGTTTTAAAAGCTCCTTACTCTCTGGCTTTTCCTCACCCGCAAGAAACTTTCTTATCTTCTCTCTGTCTGTGTCCACCTCTTTTATAAGACCTTTGACCTCCTCTTCTCTAAAAGCCTTAAACTCTATCTCCTCGTTGAACCATTTTACCTTCCTTATAAGATGCCTAAAAGCCCTCTTGTCATCCACGAGCACAAGGCTTATGCCCTTGCTTATGCCACCTGCAAACATACGGGAAGTCCTTCCACTTGCCTGCAGATAGCCCGTGGCGTCAGAAACTATTATCTGGTAGCCTTCTTCTGTCTTCCTTAGGGTTATCTCCTCCGAGGCTTGGATTAGCTCAAGCACCTCTTCTTCCAAAAGAAAGCCACTCACATCCTCTCTAAGTTTGTCTATCTTCTCCACAAGCTCAGGCTTATCCTTTAGAAAGTCTTCACTAAGATACTGATACCTCCTTAGGCTTTCAAGCCACTTGTCCACTTCCTTAAGTCTGTTAGGCATTCTTTTGGCTATAAGCCCCCGTAAGGACATAAGAGCCCAAAGGATATGAGAGAGGTTTTTCTCAAACTTTAGAGATATCACTATCTTTGGAACGCCATAAAAGAGTGCATACCTTATCACGTGAGGCAAGTCTATACCCCTCGCAAGAGGATTTCTGTATGACGCTATACCCACCAAAAGGTCTATCTTACCCTCCTCGTAGTCCCTTAACACCTCTTCGTCCATCTTTTCGTAAGAAACCGCCCTTATACCCCTTTCTTGCAGGTATGACACAAGCTCATCCACAAACTCCTTCTTTCTATCTGAAGATACAAAGAGCAATCCACCCTTTCCCAGAAGTCTTATCCATTCTTCTATAGGCTTTGTCTCAATGTCCTCATATAGGTCTACCACGTTTCTTAGGTAAAAGGTAGGAGTTCCCACTTCAAAACCAAGGAGTTCCCTAAAGAGTTTTATCCTGTTTGAGCGAGGATTGGAAGTGGCAGAGGAAACCACAAGCACACCCCTTCTTTTCTTTGAAAGCTCCTTCACCTTTTCTGAAAGCTCTTTTATACCCTCCCAGTCCTCCTCCTTTTTATTTCTAACCCCCTTTAGCCTTATAAGTTTCATGGCAAGGTCAATATCCTCCTGCTCAAAGCCCAAGAGGAAAAGAAGCTTGTCTATGTTTTTGGCTGTCTTAAGAAAGGAATCCACATCATCCACAAAAATAAAGTCAAAACCCTTTGGAATTGTTTCATGGTTTTTGTAAAGAAACATAGAAGTGCTTACAAGCACCTTAAAGTCCCCTTCCAGAAGCCTTTTCTTTCTAAGTTCCTTTTGTTTTTTGCTTTCCTCAGAAAAGTATAGGATATCCTCCTCCTTTAGACCAAAGTTGAGAAGCCTTTGGACCACCTGCTCCACCAAGAGCTTTGTGGGAAGTATCACATAAGACCCTTTACCCTTCTTTGCAAAATAGCTTGCCATAGAAAGACCAAAGGAAGTTTTACCAACACCAGTAGGTGCCAAAAGCCCAAAGGAGTTTCCAAGAAAAACCCTCTTTGCCCAGCTAACCTGCAAACTCCAAGGCTTTGACCTCAAAAAACTTTCAAAATGAGCTTCCCAAGAACTTAGCTCTTCCTCCACGTGGCAAAGCCTTTTGAGCTCCCCCTCTCTTACAAGACTATCACAAAGCTCTCCATAGCTTGGCATACACTTCTCACAAGGAAGCCCAAGCTCAAGCCTCTCTGCACTTATATCTCCTCCACAGTTAGGACAAAGGTTTTTAAAACTGCTGGCTATCATTTTTAAACCCTAAATGTTCGTCCAACAACCTATAAATCCTTTCTACCTCATTCTTGACTAACTCTTGAGGTAATAGTCTTCCATATTTGTCAAACCACTTGTAATATTGAGTGTTTATTATATTCCATCCTGCTCTCATTAACTGTTCCATTCTTTCTATGTGTTGTCCGTTATATTCCCTCGGATTATCTTCCCTAAAGTGGTATATACCGTCCACTTCAACTGCAACAAACTTATGGTTATTTTCATTATAAAGAACAAAATCCAGTCTTCTTCCACAGGATTCTACTTGATTGTATATCTTGACCCCGTTTCTCCTATCTGCGTAAGCTTTAAGTTGGTAATAAACCATCCTTTCAAACTCAGATTCAAATCGCTTTTCATCAAACTTCCATAAGTCTCTTATACTGGACTGAATATGATAATCCTTTTGTCCTACAGAGATATTATCAAGGTTATAGCCGAAATGACTAAGATACCTACGCGTTAGAGAAAAATTCATAGGGATATCGCTATACACAAAAAAAGTAAAGTATTTTGCCCTACTTACCATAACATTAAACCTATTAGGATTTTCGTAATGTTGTTTTGCCGCAGATTCTCCAGCACTAAGAGTTATAATAGCAACATCAAATTCATGACCTTGTGCCTCCTCCGGAGTTCCCAAAAACACATTATCGAAGTCCAACCCTCTTGCATCCATAATATTCCTTATAAATTCTATCTGATTCCTAATGGGAGATATAACACCTATGGAAAACTTTTCTTTTTCTCTAAAAATATGAGACAAATCCACATATCCGTATGCTTTAATTTTTCTCAGACTTTCTATTATAGAAACCACTTCCTCTGCTTCCTCAGGCACGTATCTTCCTACCTTATCTCTTTTTCCAGACACTCTTACTGGATACAAATTGTTTGGTAGCAAGTTTATCTTGTCAGGAGTTTTTGTCATTATTACAAGCTTGTCCTCATAAAAGGTTCTACTTACAAACTCCGCTAAGGCAGGTAGAGAACGAAAGTGTTCGTTAAGCGTAGTCTGTGGCACAGTTATGTATTTCTCTTCAGAGGTTATGAGGTCAAGTATGGAGGATTTAGTCACGGTTAAATTTCTATTCCTTCCTTCGCTGTAAGACATACCCCCTGGTCTATACCTATTCCAAGTAATCTCATCAAACCTCAAACTAAGGTTCAAAGGTAATCCAGTAGATATAAGGCTCAACTGTTTATGATCACCAACTACACACAGCTTTTTACACCTGTATATTACAGGCAGTATTTCTGGCAAGTTTACTTGGGAAGCCTCATCTATAACCACAAGGTCAAAAACCTCAGGCACCATAGGAAGTAGTTCGTTTATTTTCCTTGTCTCACATATCCATACGGGATATACTTCTAACAGTTTTTCAAACCTTATATTCTTTCTTAACTCCGCTATTTTATCTTTGTTAGTATAATAAAGAAGTCTATTAAACTTTTTTAACTCTTGGCTTATATCTTCCTTAAGCAATGATTCAAATAAGCGTATGTTATTTTTAGCCTTTATATATTCTTTATCTAACTCTTCTAATCTATGCTTAAGTTCCTTCAAGTTCTTTTTGGTTCTATTTATATCAAACCTATTCAAATTAGCGTAATGTTCCAGTATTTTTGCATATCTTTCGTATACCTCAATAGCCAAATCAAGAAATTCTGGAGTTCTGATATAATATCTGTAGAAATCTTTAGATAAAATGGGCTTGCCAAACTTATGTAGCAAACTCAAAGCAGAGTAATAAAATATAGCTTGACTTAATGGCAAAATATAGTCATCCTTAGTTAGATTTTTAAGATAAGACTTTATAGCTTTTAACACTCTTATATTCTCTCTTTTTATATCAACACCATCCTCTCGTATAGCATAATAATTGTTTTCAAAATACCTACGTAGATTTTCTAAATCTCGGCTCAGTTTAATGTATTCTACATTTAGATTAATAAGATATTCAACTCTTTCTTCAAGTTCCTTTATTTGCATGTAAACTCGGTCAATTTCTCTTTCTAAATCTTCTAAAACTTTCAAGGTTTGTTTTTGCTTGCTATTTAAATCGTTTCTTGGTAAACCTAATAACCTTCCAATCTCTTCTCTTAGCCTATTTCTTACTCCATCAGCTACATGAATGAAAGGCAAAAAACCCATTTCATTTCTAAGAAAAGGCTCAAGTTTTTCCGCAACAACTTTAACTGCTGGCTCCTTACTGGAAACTATTAAAACCTTTAGACCCTTTAATATCCCAAGCATAGCTATAGCAGTTATAGTGTAGGATTTCCCGGTTCCTGGTGGTCCTTGAATGTAAGATATTTTACTGGTTAGGGCTTTTAAAAGGGCTTCCTTCTGCTTGTGCGATAAAGTCAAGGGCAGATATTTCTCAATGTAGCTTTCTAAATCTCTCCATTGCTCTTCGTCAGGATATATTGATTCAACTTTTCTGTGGAAAAGCCCATGCATCAAAGTATTTATAAGTTCGTTTTGCACTCTACCTTTTTCTTTTAACTCCTCTTCTAAAAGCTTTATAGAGTTAAAAACCGATACCTCGTGAGGCACATCCAAAGCTAAGATATATAAAGCATTTACATCTAAAATGATCTGGGAGTTTAGTTTTTCTACTTGTTTTCGTTCCAAAAGCTCTGTGATAGTTTCTCTCTTTGTCTTAAACCTACTCTCAAGATTTAAAGAGGAATTAATTATCTCAAAACAACGTTCTGCCAACTCAGAAAATTTATAATCTTTTAAACCCTTTTCAAGAAGCTCTTCCAAACTATCTACCAATTTAGATAAAGTCTCATCTCTTAAAACACTTTGAACTACTTCTTCTACGTCAAAATCGTCATAATAACCTATTAAAGTTGATATTAGCTTGTAGTTTACAAAAATACTATCAGTTAGATTTAGCTTGTTTTCGTTTTCATCAATTTCAAGCTCCATCAATAGTAAAGGAGCACCTATAACTCTATTATCAACTTTTCCATATAAACAACCTATACCCAAAAATAAACCGTATCTATATACGCGCGTCGCTATATTAACCAATTGTCTTAAACTATCATCCATCAATATATAAGCGTTATCTTTTATTTCACCAATACTTATAGACTTTAGCACACCATATACTCTTTTTCTACCTCTACTCTTGTTTGTTATCAGAACTTTTTCTACATCGCTTGAAATACTTAATTCATGACTAATGTCCTTTATATACTTGACGTAGGCTATTACATCCTCAAAGTTAGCCAATTTACTCATTATTTATTATTTCCTCAAGAAGTTTAACAGGTTGGTTGAGTTTATTAATTACATTGTCTATTTGAGATTGCATCTCATCCATCTTTTGCATTACTGAATTTAACTCATTATGCATAAATTTAGCGAGTTGCACTAATTGTATCCCTTGATCATTTAAAGTTTTACGCAAACTATCTATGTGTGATTGTTGAAGTTCAATTGATTGCTTTGTATGAGCTAAATTCTTTTGGATTAAATTAATAATTTGTGCCAATTGTTCTTGGTTATCGTTTAAATTTTTCTTTAGCTCATCTATTCGCATCTGGTTTTCTCCGATTGATAATTTTATAGAATTTAGATGTTGTTGGACAAGGTTTACCATTTGCCATGTCTGTTCTTGTAGGCTCAGTAAATCTTTTATATAGTTTTCTAATTTCTTGCTTTTTTCATATGTAAAATAAAAACTTGCAAGGCTTACCATAGACAACAATCCAAGAACTATTAATATAAGACTGATAGTATCCATGACACCTCCTCTAGTCTTTATTTATTATAACGAAAACTACTCATCTTGTCTACCTTTTAGCACAATTTTTAAAGGTGAATACTTTATTTGAAGATGCTCTCTAAGTTTCTTTTCAAAAAACCTCAGGTAATCCTTTCTCCAAAGCTCTGGGTCGTTTGTGAATACCACAATGGTTGGTGGTCTTGTGCTCTCCTGAAAGGCGTAGTATATCTTTACTTCCTTTCCCTTCTTAGATGGTGGATGTTTTTCTCTTATGACCTTTTCTATTGCTCTGTTTACAAAGGAAGTTTTGTGTTGTATGTTGTAATCTTTCCAAACAAGCTCGCAAGCCCTAAGCAGGTCCTCCACTCCTTGCCCCTTAATAGCAGAAGTTAGCACAATGGGTGCAAAATCAAGAAAATACAGCTCCTTTCTTATATAACTTTCTATCTCCCTCTTGCTTGCTCTTACCAAGTCCACCTTGTTGCCCACTATTACGCATCCCTTGTGCCTTCTTTCTATAAGACCACCTATCTTCTTGTCTTGGTCGGTTATGCCTTCTGAGAGGTCAATCAAAAGGCAGGATATGTCCGAAAGCTCTATGGCTTTTATGGACCTACCTACAGAGAAAAACTCTACGCCGTATTCAACCTTGCTCCTTCTCCTTATACCTGCGGTATCTATGAGAACAAAGTCTTTTCCTTCAAAGGAAAAGGGCACTTCTATAGCATCCCTTGTAGTTCCTGCAATTGGAGAGACTATAACTCTTTCCTCTTTTAGTATGGCGTTTATTAGAGATGACTTTCCCACGTTAGGTCTTCCCACGAAAGCTATGCGTATGCCTTCTATACTTTTCTCCTCACCCTCTGGAATAAGTTCTATAAGGCTATCAAGAAGCTCGCCTATACCCCTTC contains the following coding sequences:
- the der gene encoding ribosome biogenesis GTPase Der; translated protein: MVDILIVGRPNVGKSTLFNRLIRRRKSIVHDVPGVTRDMVEGVVQWRDRTFTVADTGGVLEKGDEIAEGIKRQVQRVLSEAKAIIFVVDGREWLTAGDQYIAKLLYPYREKVFMAINKIDTDRLEDKVYEFYSLGFERVFPISAQHGRGIGELLDSLIELIPEGEEKSIEGIRIAFVGRPNVGKSSLINAILKEERVIVSPIAGTTRDAIEVPFSFEGKDFVLIDTAGIRRRSKVEYGVEFFSVGRSIKAIELSDISCLLIDLSEGITDQDKKIGGLIERRHKGCVIVGNKVDLVRASKREIESYIRKELYFLDFAPIVLTSAIKGQGVEDLLRACELVWKDYNIQHKTSFVNRAIEKVIREKHPPSKKGKEVKIYYAFQESTRPPTIVVFTNDPELWRKDYLRFFEKKLREHLQIKYSPLKIVLKGRQDE
- a CDS encoding AAA domain-containing protein produces the protein MSKLANFEDVIAYVKYIKDISHELSISSDVEKVLITNKSRGRKRVYGVLKSISIGEIKDNAYILMDDSLRQLVNIATRVYRYGLFLGIGCLYGKVDNRVIGAPLLLMELEIDENENKLNLTDSIFVNYKLISTLIGYYDDFDVEEVVQSVLRDETLSKLVDSLEELLEKGLKDYKFSELAERCFEIINSSLNLESRFKTKRETITELLERKQVEKLNSQIILDVNALYILALDVPHEVSVFNSIKLLEEELKEKGRVQNELINTLMHGLFHRKVESIYPDEEQWRDLESYIEKYLPLTLSHKQKEALLKALTSKISYIQGPPGTGKSYTITAIAMLGILKGLKVLIVSSKEPAVKVVAEKLEPFLRNEMGFLPFIHVADGVRNRLREEIGRLLGLPRNDLNSKQKQTLKVLEDLEREIDRVYMQIKELEERVEYLINLNVEYIKLSRDLENLRRYFENNYYAIREDGVDIKRENIRVLKAIKSYLKNLTKDDYILPLSQAIFYYSALSLLHKFGKPILSKDFYRYYIRTPEFLDLAIEVYERYAKILEHYANLNRFDINRTKKNLKELKHRLEELDKEYIKAKNNIRLFESLLKEDISQELKKFNRLLYYTNKDKIAELRKNIRFEKLLEVYPVWICETRKINELLPMVPEVFDLVVIDEASQVNLPEILPVIYRCKKLCVVGDHKQLSLISTGLPLNLSLRFDEITWNRYRPGGMSYSEGRNRNLTVTKSSILDLITSEEKYITVPQTTLNEHFRSLPALAEFVSRTFYEDKLVIMTKTPDKINLLPNNLYPVRVSGKRDKVGRYVPEEAEEVVSIIESLRKIKAYGYVDLSHIFREKEKFSIGVISPIRNQIEFIRNIMDARGLDFDNVFLGTPEEAQGHEFDVAIITLSAGESAAKQHYENPNRFNVMVSRAKYFTFFVYSDIPMNFSLTRRYLSHFGYNLDNISVGQKDYHIQSSIRDLWKFDEKRFESEFERMVYYQLKAYADRRNGVKIYNQVESCGRRLDFVLYNENNHKFVAVEVDGIYHFREDNPREYNGQHIERMEQLMRAGWNIINTQYYKWFDKYGRLLPQELVKNEVERIYRLLDEHLGFKNDSQQF